Genomic window (Prosthecochloris aestuarii DSM 271):
ACACGCGGCCGGTTCATGCGCGTTCCGTCAATCTCGATAACGAGGTCTTCCGCCGGTGTGACCCGCACGTTGCTGACCCGTCCATTCGCCTGCCTGAGAGGAGATACACCCAGAAGATGAAAAATCTGGGCAAGCGTTTCCCCGTCCGACTTGAAGGCGTCGGAACTCCAGAGACTCAGCCCGATGCTCTCAGGAAAGCGCCCTTCTTCCCGGTAAAACCGCTCAAGCAAACGATCGCCGAGCTCCCGGCCGATATCCCACGCTGCATCTGTCGGCATGGTCATGATATCGGCCGCGAAAAAATTCCTGCCTGACGGCAGTACATCAGGCTTACCGGATGAAATTGATCCTGCAAGACCGGCATCGACATACCCTCCATCCAGCGCCTGCAACAAGCTTTCGGTCTCCTGGCCGGCACGGGAAACATTTCTGGCCATCTCACGGCACCAGCGCTTCAGATCAAGAGGCAGTTCACCGATACACGACTTCATATGATCCGGAAGGGCAGATTCATCGAGTATTGCACAAACGATATCGACTGCATTTTCAAACACATCCTCGCCCTGGGCAGGATGCTTTTTAGCGATCTCTGCATACGATGATACTCCTAACGGAGAGCGGGGCACCGCAGACAGAATCATGGCTGCCATAGCACGATTACCCGGCACCTGACCGAACAGGTGCATCCCGTCAGGGACCATCGAGCGCTTTACCCGTTCGATCTGTCGGGAAAAACGCTCCACCCCGTCGTGCAGCTGCTCCACGCTCGCCCCTTCATCGAGAAAACGGAGTTTCACCGCCGGCTCGAGCATACCCCTGCCCAGGGCTTCAAGGCGTGAACGCTCATTGCCGTCGGCTGCCCGACGGTACTCCGCAAGCATCTCTTCGAATGACGCAAGTTCATCGGAAACAGATGCCGGACGGCTTGCAGGCGTCAGGTGATCAACGATAACAGCCCGTCCCCTGCGCTTTGCCGTCATGCCTTCCCCCGGAACATCCATGATGTAAGGATAGATATTGGGCAGGTCTCCGAGCGAAATATCGCTGAAGCAGCTTCCCGACAGCACGGCCCGCTTGCCGGGCAGGTATTCGAGTGCACCGCTCGTGCCAAAATGCACTACGGCGTCGGCATGGTCCTGTATCCAGAAATAGGTGGCAAGCCACTGGTGCGGCGGCGAAATCTCCGGATCGTGCAGAATACGGCAGACCTCGCCATCACAGCGAGACCCGTAGCAGCCGCGTTTCGGCTGCGCCATAACAGTAATATTGCCGAAACGAAGCCCGGTAATCAGCACCGCATCCTCTCCGTTCTGATGCCATACCATGCCCTCTCCCGGAAAATCACCCCAGTCATCATCAACTTTTGCCCGAACCGAGACATCGAAACATGAAAAGCGCTCTTCGTACTCTTTCCGCCCCATCGTATGCAGCACTCCACCTTTACGGACAATTTCATCGGTTGTAGTCCAGCGGAACTCATGCAGCGCTTTCCGCTCCTGGATCTGATCGAGCAGTGCCTTGCCATTCTCCGGAACGGTCCCGACATCATATCCCTCATGCTGCATTCTTCGAAGCACGGCAATAAGACTGTTAAATGTATCGAGCCCCGCAGCCATTCCGACGGTGCTTTCAACCCCTTTGCACGGGTTGTTGTGCAGCACAATCGCCACCCGCTTCTCGCTGTTGGAAAGCCGTCTCAGGCGAACCCATCGCCGGACACGTCCCGCAACTGCCCTGATACGTTCAGCAATGGGAACTGCGCTCGAGACCGTGTACGGGCCTTCGGGATTGCGCCTCGATCCGGCAATCATCACCGGATCGATCACGCCGAACATTTCCGGCTGCACCAGCGAGTGCGTCAGGCTCATGGCACTGATCCCGACCGGATCTTCAAGCCATTGTTCCGGTGAAAGCGTATAATTGCGTATCAGCTGCATGACCGGAACATCGAGTTCCCGGAAGATCACGCGATCTTCTGCAGAAGCGATCAGGCGCCCCATGAGAGCATTGAGAATAACATCGGGATGAAGCTCTTTTTCCCGAAAATAGCGGTACCATGGATACATCGTCAGACGGTCCGGTGAAGACTCCGCAAGAGTATCGCAAAAAACACAGAACGGCACGACGCCCTGCTGTTCGAGTTCTCGAACCAGCGCATCGATGTCCGCATGATTTCCCTCCGCGAGCATGCTGTAATGCATGATAATCCCGGCAACAGGCTCCCCTGTAACAGCTCCTCGCTCTTCAAGCAACCAGGCATGATAGGCTTCCACAGTATCGAACCGGTCGGGAGCATCGGGATGGTAAATACCTGAACTCGACACCTTTCTGCACGGCTCGTGCCCGAGCCCTGCAAGACGCCTCAGGCCTTGATGAAAGTTCTCCTTCGACAGAACTGCAAAATAGGATTGAACGGCTTCGAGCTCCGCTTCCGGAAGCGTCGAAAAACCTGACGGAAGACCAGACCCGAGCCCGACCCTGACCGGCACCTCGAGCATGGCACGCTTCAGGTCAGCAAACCCCGGCATATCGGCCGACACATTGGTCAGCAGAATATCCACCCGTCCGTTTTCGATATCTTCGACAAGCTGTTGTTCTCCGCCAAAGCCGTAGGTCAGAAGCCTGATGCCCTCCTTCTCGAGCGGCCCCGTAAGCTGGTGCCAGAGAGCCGAACTGTGAATATTGTTAAAAAACGCTAATGTCTTCATGAATAAGCCATCTCTTGTTGTTGAAAACCGCCGGAATGCGCTCAGCCCGAAACCCGATCACACGCCTTGTTCTTCAGCATGGAACCAACATCCATCACAATATCCTGCAAGGGCTGGCGGCGGATACGGTGAGGAAGTGCGAGCATCGCAGCCTGATCGATGTCTTGTTTTTCCACCGTTGCCCGTGCATCGTATGCGGCAAGTGTTTTTGCGGTTTTCAGGATAATGATATCCCCGCGATGGCCATCGACCCCGACTTCAAGGCAGTACTGTGCAATCGCCATCAGGTTCTCCCTGCTGACGCTGACCGACGAATACAGCTTCCGTGCCATAGCGATCCTTTCCACCAGCCGGGCCGACTCGTCAGCCCAGGCACGGCAGAATGTTTCAGGATCCTCCTCGAATGCAAATCGCCTCTCCATGACCTCTACCCTTTTCTCAGGATCGGAGATCCCTTCTATGTGCACACACAACCCGAAACGGTCGAGCAGCTGGGGGCGGAGCTCCCCTTCTTCAGGGTTCATAGTCCCCACGAGCGTGAACCTGGCCGGATGGGCGAACGACACTCCTTCCCGCTCGATGGTATTCACCCCCATGGCTGCCGAATCGAGCAGCACATCGACGACGTGATCATCGAGAAGATTCACTTCGTCGACGTAGAGAATTCCCCGGTGAGCCGAGGCAAGCAGACCCGGCTCAATGCGTTTTTCCCCGGCCTTCAGAGCATGCTCGAGGTCAAGCGTTCCCACCACACGATCTTCTGTTGCGCCTACCGGCAGTTCGACCACCTTCACCTTGTGCTTTTCGACGAGCAGTGGTGTCCCTGTTTCGGGCAGCAACTCTCCTGCAACGGCAAAACACTCCCTGATAACATCAGACTCTTCATCAGGCGCGAGGTTGAATGGAATGCCGCTGATCACGTCGATCTCAGGAAGAATATCGGCAAGAGCACGGACCGCAGTCGATTTCGCGGTTCCTTTCTCTCCACGGATCAGAACACCGGAAAGCGTTGGGGTAATAATATTGAGAACGAGTGCCAGCTTCATCTGCTCCTGGCCGACAATAGCGGTAAAAGGATAGGTGTACTGTTTGTTCATGATGTTGCGTTTTTTACAATGTTCACAAGAGAATCTGCCTGCAGGTCGTCAATCTTGAAGTATTCCGCCTGCAGCATACCGGCAATTTTCCTGGCAAGACCGAAATTCACCAGCCCGGGCTCCTCGGTGTCGACGACGAGAAAACGGATGCGCTCCTCCAGAGCGATTTTTCTCGAAAGCTCGAATACTTCGTCGAGAGGCTTGCCGCTCCCCAAAGATTTGTTGGCTTTGCCGTCTGTCACGAAAATGACCATCGGGCGGGCATCGGGTTCTTTCATGAGATGACTGCGGGCTATCTCGTAGCCTTTCACCAGTCCCGCCGCAAACGGCGTCCGTCCCCCGACCGGCATCTCCCTGAGCAGCTTGCCCGCAAGCTCCACCGACGACGTAACCGGGAGGTTGACAACCGCCTCGTTTTTACGGAACGAGACCAAAGCCAGCTTGTCCCGCTTCTGATAGGCATCGATCAACAGAGACATGACCGCCCCTTTCGATGCCGCCATCCTGCCCCTGGCTCCCATCGAACCGCTGGCGTCGACGACAAAAATCAGCAGATTGCCAAGCCGTTTCTCCCTGACCTTTTCTCTGATATCCTGATCGTGGAGAATAACAGCCATGCCACTGCGGTTATCGCGGTGACGCTGAAAAGGAGCTGCCGCCCTGAGAGTGGCATCGAGAGCGATATCGTTGTTTCTCCTCTTCATGGTGCTTTTGGTATAGCGCCCCTGTTTCTGCGACACCCGCGAACGGGAGCGTTTACCGGAACCGCGACGCATCGTGCGGTCTTTGGGTGACGTGATCGGACGAACCTTGAATGGTGCAGCGATTTCAAAAACCTGTTCGGGCACAGAGCCTTCTTCTGCATCGTCACCGGAATCCTGATCCTCCGCCCCCTCCGGGGGAGCCGCATCCTGCCGGTCCTCAGGCTGCTCATCACCGGGCTCTTTCCCCCGTCCCTGGGGCTTTTCTGCCGCATCCCCCTGTTCGGCTTCCTCTGCTTTCTGCTCATCGCGTTCATCGGGCCGCTCATCACGCTCCTCCTGACGCTCTTCTTCATCAGGCTGAGGAGGCTCCGGTGGAGGTGGGAGTTCCGCATCTCTCCTTCGATGAGCGAGAACAAGGGCGGCGACTGATGTAATGTCATCGAGTTCAACCACCCGTGATTCCCTGTATGCGGCATTGGCACGTGCAGCCTGCTCGATACAAAGATCGGCCCGGTGCCCGGCAACATTGTTCTCCCTGCAGAGTTCGGATATGAATCCTCGCAGATGTCCGGGCATGCTGACAGTCGGCAGAAGATCGCGGGCCGCTGTAATCTTTTGTGCGAGGCGCTGGTTCTCTTCCCTGAAACGCTCGATGAAGGCCTCGCGATCGTCGTCGAAACTTTCCCTGCGAAGCATCAGCTCGACACGCTGCTCAGGAATGCTCTCAGCATGTACCTCGACACACAACCCGAAACGGTCCAGCAGCTGGGGCCTGAGCTCCCCCTCTTCGGGGTTCATGGTCCCCACCAGCACAAAAGATGCCGGATGACAAAAAGAGATACCCTCCCGTTCGACGCGATTTTCTCCTGACGCCGCGGCATCGAGCACGATATCGACAATGTGATCATCGAGCAGGTTGACCTCGTCGACGTACAGAATTCCCCCGTCCGCCCGGGAAAGAAGACCGGGCTGGAACACCCGGCACCCATCTCTCATGGTGCATTGAAAGTCGATGCCGCCAGCCACCATATCCTCGGTCGCATTGAGCGGCAGGGTAACAACCGGAGAACGTTCCTGCCCGGAGAGCAGCTCTCCGAGGGCCCGCACGGTTGTCGATTTTGCAGTCCCCTTTTCCCCCCGGACAACCACACCGCCGATACGGGGATTGACCGCGTTGAGAAGCAGTGCGTGTTTCAGCTCTTCCTGGCCTGTAACGGCTGAAAACGGATAAAGTACGCTATGCATAGACACTAAAAGTTATAGTTCATGCCGACGACCCACTCTCTGGGAGGAGCATCGTAGCCATCGACATAGAAATAGTTCTCGTCAAGCAGGTTATCGATGTCGCAATACAGAGTCAGATCTCCCAGGCTGTAATCAGCTCTCGCATCGACCACGGTATACGCCGCCAGGGTGCGGGTATTCTGTGAGTCCACATATGTCTTCCCGTTATACTTGACGACAGCCCTGAAGGACCACCCGTCAAGCGGCCTGAACACCACATCCGCCATGATGGTATGAAACGGCTTTGCCGGAAGCCAGAACCCTGTCTCTTCGTTCAGCGCATGCAGGTAACTGTAAGACGGTGTAAATTCAAACAATGATGAGGGTGACCAGGACGCTGAAACCTCGACCCCCTTGTAGGTTACTTCTCCGAAGTTTTCGTACCGTCCGGTATTGGTTTCGAGATCTCTCACGTATGTGATCCGGTCCTTGATATCCCGGTAAAACAGCGAGGCATCGAACGAGAGCGAAGAATCCGGAACGACAGAAAGTGAAAGAGCGTAGTTTGTGGCTTTCTCCATCTGGAGATCGGGATTGGGTTTTGTCACCGACGACTCGTAAAACCGTTTTCTGAACGCAGGAAGATTGCTTGCCCGGCTGTATGCAAGCTCGACGGAAAGCTTGCTCGTTCGGTAACGGGCCTTCATTTCAGGATTGACAGCAGCAGAATATTCGGAATAGATGTTTCCTCTCGCACCCGCCGTCACAAACCAGGGGCCGTTGCCCAACTGCATCGTCTTCGACATGAATACCCACGCCTGTTCCTCATCGGCTTTCCCGACGCTGGAACCTGACGCCTCCTGCCATTCATAGCCTATACCGCTGTCGACATTTCCTGCCAGGGGCAGAGAAAGCGGCCCCTCGACACTCTGGCCCGCCCTGGTAACCTCAAGAGAGGCTGAAAGCTCCCTGTCCGGGTCCGTGCTGAGGGTACGGGCAACACAATACCATGTCTTTCCCGAAACAGCCCCGACATCCTGGCCGAAAAGCAGGGAAACATCGTCATACTCTTTCCTGGAATTCGGAGTTCGCCGTTCAGGATAGCCTCTCAACCCTTTATGCTCGTCATTGTAATCCCCTGAGAGAAAAAGGGAGAAATCGTCGGAAAACCGGTACTCGGCCCTCGCGCCCATACGGCGGCGCCTCTTGTCGTCATTGAGGGTGAACCCGTCAGAATTTTCATATCCTGCAGAAAAACCTGCCGACAGGCGCTCTGTCCCCCCTTGGACATCGAGAGTAGCTTTCTGCTGGCCATGGTTACCCAGGTACCCGCCTGCAGTTCCTCTGAAATGATCCGAACGCCTGGACGTGATCACGATAACACCGCCGCCGGTATTGTCGCCATACGAGGTACTGCCACCCCCTTTTATCACCACGATGCGCTCAATGGCTTCAAGAGAAATCATCGACCATTTCACCGATCCGGAATGGGAAGTAGGATCGTTGATCGAACGGCCGTCGAGCATCACCTTGACATTCGACGAACCCCGAATGGAAACAGAAGAATCACCGGCCTTCACTCCAGGAATGCGGTTGAGCAGGTCGTCGATTTTCTGCACGTTCATCGTTCGTATTTCCTCTGCCGTGATCACCAGCTTCTCGTCCTTCTGCTGCGCGGAAAGCCCCGATGGCGCGACAGCGAGCAAGAAGGCAAGGAAAAGCACGCTCAATAACACACTCATTCTTTTCACTCGTTGATCTCCTCGATCTCGCCTTCGGTTTCCAGATACTCCTCCTGCAGGCGCAGCTTCATCTCTTCCGTCGCATTCCACATGCCCCGACTGATCGCCTCGAGCAGCTTGTCGAGAATATTCTGCCGGGCATAGGGATTGACCTCCTGCATCCACCGTTTCATCTCCTCGTCCAGCACGTACTTGCCGGCGACACGTT
Coding sequences:
- a CDS encoding cobaltochelatase subunit CobN — translated: MKTLAFFNNIHSSALWHQLTGPLEKEGIRLLTYGFGGEQQLVEDIENGRVDILLTNVSADMPGFADLKRAMLEVPVRVGLGSGLPSGFSTLPEAELEAVQSYFAVLSKENFHQGLRRLAGLGHEPCRKVSSSGIYHPDAPDRFDTVEAYHAWLLEERGAVTGEPVAGIIMHYSMLAEGNHADIDALVRELEQQGVVPFCVFCDTLAESSPDRLTMYPWYRYFREKELHPDVILNALMGRLIASAEDRVIFRELDVPVMQLIRNYTLSPEQWLEDPVGISAMSLTHSLVQPEMFGVIDPVMIAGSRRNPEGPYTVSSAVPIAERIRAVAGRVRRWVRLRRLSNSEKRVAIVLHNNPCKGVESTVGMAAGLDTFNSLIAVLRRMQHEGYDVGTVPENGKALLDQIQERKALHEFRWTTTDEIVRKGGVLHTMGRKEYEERFSCFDVSVRAKVDDDWGDFPGEGMVWHQNGEDAVLITGLRFGNITVMAQPKRGCYGSRCDGEVCRILHDPEISPPHQWLATYFWIQDHADAVVHFGTSGALEYLPGKRAVLSGSCFSDISLGDLPNIYPYIMDVPGEGMTAKRRGRAVIVDHLTPASRPASVSDELASFEEMLAEYRRAADGNERSRLEALGRGMLEPAVKLRFLDEGASVEQLHDGVERFSRQIERVKRSMVPDGMHLFGQVPGNRAMAAMILSAVPRSPLGVSSYAEIAKKHPAQGEDVFENAVDIVCAILDESALPDHMKSCIGELPLDLKRWCREMARNVSRAGQETESLLQALDGGYVDAGLAGSISSGKPDVLPSGRNFFAADIMTMPTDAAWDIGRELGDRLLERFYREEGRFPESIGLSLWSSDAFKSDGETLAQIFHLLGVSPLRQANGRVSNVRVTPAEDLVIEIDGTRMNRPRVDATIETSSIVRDMVPHFITLIDKAVTAVSACEEPPEVNAVRKHTLEQFSRLQQDLSDRMDESSIQRLALFRVFSSAPGAYGSGVGLMLDASAWEQEADLGEAYINHTGYAYGGAQLDAGREAHELLARQLARIDITCIKQTSAEYDALDCSCYASSAGGMTAAASSLSGSRPKTWWIDATVPGEHDIRDFRDEIDRSTRAKLFNREWIRRMKEYGFQGAQSFAAQVNTLFKWSATTGEVEDRVFNGVVETFVADEENREWLREQNPYALEEITRRLLEAEARGLWDAREDLLEVVRTAALALEGDLEERIGDVDEEFQGSRIDVLTEKDVERWKSRWTMPGKPEERT
- a CDS encoding ATP-binding protein, yielding MNKQYTYPFTAIVGQEQMKLALVLNIITPTLSGVLIRGEKGTAKSTAVRALADILPEIDVISGIPFNLAPDEESDVIRECFAVAGELLPETGTPLLVEKHKVKVVELPVGATEDRVVGTLDLEHALKAGEKRIEPGLLASAHRGILYVDEVNLLDDHVVDVLLDSAAMGVNTIEREGVSFAHPARFTLVGTMNPEEGELRPQLLDRFGLCVHIEGISDPEKRVEVMERRFAFEEDPETFCRAWADESARLVERIAMARKLYSSVSVSRENLMAIAQYCLEVGVDGHRGDIIILKTAKTLAAYDARATVEKQDIDQAAMLALPHRIRRQPLQDIVMDVGSMLKNKACDRVSG
- a CDS encoding magnesium chelatase subunit D family protein; translation: MHSVLYPFSAVTGQEELKHALLLNAVNPRIGGVVVRGEKGTAKSTTVRALGELLSGQERSPVVTLPLNATEDMVAGGIDFQCTMRDGCRVFQPGLLSRADGGILYVDEVNLLDDHIVDIVLDAAASGENRVEREGISFCHPASFVLVGTMNPEEGELRPQLLDRFGLCVEVHAESIPEQRVELMLRRESFDDDREAFIERFREENQRLAQKITAARDLLPTVSMPGHLRGFISELCRENNVAGHRADLCIEQAARANAAYRESRVVELDDITSVAALVLAHRRRDAELPPPPEPPQPDEEERQEERDERPDERDEQKAEEAEQGDAAEKPQGRGKEPGDEQPEDRQDAAPPEGAEDQDSGDDAEEGSVPEQVFEIAAPFKVRPITSPKDRTMRRGSGKRSRSRVSQKQGRYTKSTMKRRNNDIALDATLRAAAPFQRHRDNRSGMAVILHDQDIREKVREKRLGNLLIFVVDASGSMGARGRMAASKGAVMSLLIDAYQKRDKLALVSFRKNEAVVNLPVTSSVELAGKLLREMPVGGRTPFAAGLVKGYEIARSHLMKEPDARPMVIFVTDGKANKSLGSGKPLDEVFELSRKIALEERIRFLVVDTEEPGLVNFGLARKIAGMLQAEYFKIDDLQADSLVNIVKNATS
- a CDS encoding TonB-dependent receptor, with the translated sequence MSVLLSVLFLAFLLAVAPSGLSAQQKDEKLVITAEEIRTMNVQKIDDLLNRIPGVKAGDSSVSIRGSSNVKVMLDGRSINDPTSHSGSVKWSMISLEAIERIVVIKGGGSTSYGDNTGGGVIVITSRRSDHFRGTAGGYLGNHGQQKATLDVQGGTERLSAGFSAGYENSDGFTLNDDKRRRRMGARAEYRFSDDFSLFLSGDYNDEHKGLRGYPERRTPNSRKEYDDVSLLFGQDVGAVSGKTWYCVARTLSTDPDRELSASLEVTRAGQSVEGPLSLPLAGNVDSGIGYEWQEASGSSVGKADEEQAWVFMSKTMQLGNGPWFVTAGARGNIYSEYSAAVNPEMKARYRTSKLSVELAYSRASNLPAFRKRFYESSVTKPNPDLQMEKATNYALSLSVVPDSSLSFDASLFYRDIKDRITYVRDLETNTGRYENFGEVTYKGVEVSASWSPSSLFEFTPSYSYLHALNEETGFWLPAKPFHTIMADVVFRPLDGWSFRAVVKYNGKTYVDSQNTRTLAAYTVVDARADYSLGDLTLYCDIDNLLDENYFYVDGYDAPPREWVVGMNYNF